AGGCCGAACTCGAACTGCTCGTCCGAGCCGGTCGCCGGAAGACCGTCGCCGGGTGGGGCGTCGGGCAGGGAGGACAGCGTGTCGCTGACCTGGTGCCAGCGCTCGTCCCGGGTGCCGCCCTGCACCGCCATGGCCAGGGCGGAGGCCGCGTAGGCGACCAGGGTCTGGCTGGTCCGGATCGCGTCGGCAGGGGAGAGCCCGGCCTGTGTCAGCGCGGTCATCATCGCCGCGCCCAGGCGTTGGCCCTGTTCGGCGAGCGGCGGGCGGGCGGCGACGTGCGGGGCGATGCCGGGGTGGCGCAACGCGGCCGCGCGGATTCCGGTGACCAGCGCGTGCAGCCGGTGGTCCCAGTTCGCGCCGGGGTCGGGGTCGCGAACGTCAGCCATGGCGAGGTCGGCGACGGCGTCGAGCAGCGCCTGCCGGTCGGGGAAGTGCCGGTACAGCGCCATCGGGTCGCAGCCGAGTTCACCGGCGATGCGTCGCATGCTCATCGCCTTGGCTCCATCGCGGTCGCCGATGCGCAGCGCCGCCTCCGCGATGATCGCCGGTGTCAGCGGCTTGGCCTTCGGCATGTCCGCATCCTGCCGTACTCGATCTATCGCGTCTACGGCGTAGACGGAGGCGCGGCGTGGAGTCTACGGTGTAGACATGACGACGACTTCGAATCCTGCCTCGAGGGTCCGCACCACGACCACGGTCGGCCGAGTGGCCGCGGTGGTGCTGAGCCTCGGGACGTTCGGTTTCCTCTTCGTGTCGGACGCGTGGCGTGCCGACAACCCGTTCCTGGTGCCCGACCTCGTCCTGTGCGCCGTCCTGCTGGGCGCCGCGTCGTTGCGTGGACGGGTGGCCGCGCCGGCGTTGATCCTCGCGCTGGGGCTGGCCGCGGGCGTGCTCATCACGTCCGTGTCCGCCTACGCGGTGGACGGCCGAC
This is a stretch of genomic DNA from Saccharothrix ecbatanensis. It encodes these proteins:
- a CDS encoding TetR/AcrR family transcriptional regulator, which produces MPKAKPLTPAIIAEAALRIGDRDGAKAMSMRRIAGELGCDPMALYRHFPDRQALLDAVADLAMADVRDPDPGANWDHRLHALVTGIRAAALRHPGIAPHVAARPPLAEQGQRLGAAMMTALTQAGLSPADAIRTSQTLVAYAASALAMAVQGGTRDERWHQVSDTLSSLPDAPPGDGLPATGSDEQFEFGLRLLLLGIRHVAAADAGA